The window ATTTTGCTTCATTAAATGTCTTAGTGTCATCAAAAAATGATTTACAAGAGTTATTCAAAAAATGGACACCTCTTGTTGTACATTTAATGAATGGTGAATTAATGGTAGATTTGACGACAAATAAGAGAGTGCCAACTGGGGATACAGGAGAGGCGGAGGGATTGAATGCTTCGAATCTATCAATTACAATCGGTGTTGGACCCACACTTTTCGATAAGTTAGGGATGAAAAACTTAAAACCTGCTGAGCTAGCCGACTTACCGCACTTTCCGAAAGATCAATTGCAAGAGGAATTTACTGGTGGCGATATTTGCATACAAGCTTGTGCAGATGATCCGCAAGTGGCGTTCCATGCGGTACGTAATTTAGTTCGTGCTGCTTCAGGAAAAGTGGAGATTAAATGGTCGCAAGCTGGTTTTAACTCGTTCCCAGCAGCGGGGGGTACACCACGTAATTTATTCGCATTTAAGGATGGTACAGTGAATCCAGCAATTACAGATAAAAAAGATTTAAATGAGGTTGTATGGGTAGATAAAGGCTGGCTAAAAGGTGGCACATATTTAGTCGCTCGCAAAATTCAAATGCATTTGGAAACTTGGGATCGTACGTCGCTAAAAGATCAAGAAGCAACATTTGGGCGTTATCGTGATAGTGGTGCAGCATTTGGTAAAACGAAGGAATTTGATGATTTTGATGTCGAGGAGAAAGACGAACAAGGAGCATATATTATGCCAGATACCTCACATGTACATCTAGCACGTAAATCTAAGGCTCGCATGTTGCGACGTTCATATTCTTATGCATCAGGCGTGATGACAAAAACAGGGGCACATGATGCTGGTTTATTATTTGTATCATTCCAAAAAGATCCTGCGCAATTTACGACCGTGCAAAATAGCTTAGGCCGAATGGATAAAATGAATGAATATATTACCCATCGAGGTAGTGCGGTATTTGCATGCTTCCCTGGTGTGCAAAAGGGGAGTTATTTAGGTGAAGCACTTTTTAATACGCTGTAGTTTAGTTGTATCCTTGCTATTCGCACTGGTAGCCTTGCCAGTGCAAGCAGCTCAATCCTACAGTCACTTGTATATTTCTATTAGTGATGCACTCATGAGTACAAAGCAGGACAAGAATGCTGAGGCAGAGCAAGCACTGGAGCAATTTACGACAGACTGGGCTTTGATAACAACAAAAGAAATTGAAGCGAAAGAAAAGATTGATGAAGTTCTAGCACAAGCGTTGAAAGCAACGTCTAAGGAAGAGCGTTTAACAGCTTTGTCTGCTTTATCCAATGCACTACGTTCCTTAGAAAAACTTGAGAATCCAGTCGATGAAGTGGCGCAACGTACCGAATTCGGCACGAAGTTCAAGCCGATAATGGCAGAGTTCGAGGATGCGCTTGCAAGTGGTGATATGGTAGCAATCGAAGCTGCCTATAAAGAATTCAATATTAAATGGAATAAAAACGAGCGCCCTGTACGCGAGCAAAGCATACCGATGTACGGACAAATCGAAACGCAAATGGCATTCCTGCGAATCACAATTTCAGCAGAGACACCAGATTTGGCATTAATGCAAGCACAGTACGATGAATTGAAGCAAACGATTGAGGATTTTATTGCAGGCAAGGAAACAGCGGAAATCGTGGAGGGCGAGTATTCATTAGCAACCTTAATTGCTTATATTGATGAGGCAAATGATTTCATTGACACAGGTGATTACAAGGCAGCATCTGATAAACTACGTGAATTTATTACGATTTGGCCTAGTGTTGAGATAGAAATTTCGACGCGTAATAATAGTCTCTATAAGAAAATTGAAAGTGATATGCCGATACTTGTGAGTGATTTATTAAAGTCGGATGTTGACGTAGATTACATGCGAGATAAGTTAAATAACTTCCGCACAGAAATTGAGCTTATTCAAGGAGACAGTAATTATACGTTTTGGGATTCAGCGCTTATTTTATTGCGTGAGGGCTTAGAGGCTTTGCTCATTATATTAGCGTTAGTGTCCTTTTTAGAGATGGCGGGTCAAAAACAAATGCGCAAGTGGATTTATGTCGGTGCGTTTGTGGGAATTTTACTATCAGCGCTAGCAGCAGTGTTAATGTCGACAATATTCAATTCTGCGACAATTGATACGAACCGTGAAATCATGGAAGGCTATGTTGGACTACTTGCCGCTACGATGATGATTGGGGTCGGTGTTTGGCTCCATAGTAAATCGAGTGTAGCAAGCTGGAATCGTTATATTTCTAAACGAATGGGTTCTGCAATTTCAAGTGGCTCAGTAGTAGCAATGGCATCTGTCAGCTTCTTATCCGTTTTCCGTGAAGGGGCAGAAACGCTGGTGTTTTACGCAGGTATTGCACCAAAAATGGAGACATCTCAATTTGTATTGGGCATTATTATGGCATTAGCAATTTTGGCTGTGATTGCAGTCGTACTATTTAAAGCAAGCGGGAAAATTCCAATTCATAAATTTTTTGCTGTGGCAACAGTATTAATTTATGTGTTAGCATTCAAAATTATTGGTGTCAGCTTGCATACATTGCAACTAACAAACAAAATTCCTACATCAATCGTTGACGGCTTACCAGTTATCAGCTTTATTGGCTTCTATCCAACAGTAGAAACAATGATAGGACAAGCGATATTACTAGTGCTGGTTATGGTGACGATTTTTAATAAGAAGAAACAAGAGAAATAGTAAGGAGGCTGTGGTATTTTGCTGCAGCCTTTTTGTGTAATGTATCTTGAGTGAGACTAGTTTATGGCAATCGTTCGCAGGTATATTCTCATGAAGTAATTTTTCAATACCACGAGAAGAGTACACTTTTTGTGAATACCCGTAGAAAACCACTTTCGTCATCATTTTTGGATGGAAAGAGCTACGACCTCCACCTTTGTATAGTGAAAACAAGATTTGATCACGCGATACATACTCACTTGGAATGTTGTATTGAATATCAAAAAGGGAAATGCCTTATTTATTGTTATAAGAAATAAAGGTAGGGATGGAATGTCCTGTTTTAGGAACGGTAGTTGCTTCTGAAAGCTGTAGTGGAGTGATGTTTGTTCAGTGTTATAATTATTGTTAGTAGTTCTAGGATTACCATAAAAAATCGTCCACTCTGTAAATGGTGTTGTGGTAACTTCATTTTACAATAGTGGACGGTTTTTTGTACTTTTTTAAATCAAAAACAGAGTTGCCACCAACTCTGTTTTTCTTATTATTCATGGTTTAATTTTTTTAGATACCCTCGACGAATCATCAAAAAGCTTAAAATAAATAATAGTAAAAATACACCAATGCCGATCGCAGTCATTTGATAAAACGACGCTGAAATCATATTACGCATACCAAATATCACAACCAATAAAAGGATAGACGCAAAGCTGAAAGGGATAAACACTAGCATTGCCAGCTCTTTAGTTACTACAGAACTTAAGTCTTTCACCGAAAGACCAATTTTCCGAATGCCCCTGTATTTTTCCTTTTCTGCTTCAAGTGATGTTTGTAAATAGAAATACAGAATACTCATCGCTGCACTCAAGAAAATCAGACTGAGCATAAATCCGATAAAGAACATGATGCTCTTTACAAACTTCTCTGTATCGTATAAACCGATTTTAGATGAAATTAAATGTGCATCTTGTACTGAGGGGATTTTTTCTAAAATAGTTTCCGCGATGTCAATCTTTTCAGGCCAATTTTCAAGTTCATAAGCAAATACTTTATAAACAGGTAATTCGATTGTTTCATAAATTGCATCTGGTACAATATAATACACATTCTGGAAGCCTGTCATTAATATATTTTGTTTCTCAAGCCCTGCATACTTTAGCTGACCTAATGCATAGTCTTCAATGGCATTTGTGCTAGGTAATATACCTTCATTTCCAGCTGCAACGTAGTACTCATTGTCATTTAACGTAATGCCTTCGTGTAAACCGAGCGCATTATAATTCGAAAGCGACATAAAACCGATTCTTCGATTTTCATCTGTTTTAAATGCTGAATAGAAGCTATCAAATTTACCTGATTTGCCTATTGTCGCTTCGATAAAGGCAATGTCATTTTCTTCAGTTGTATTACCTGGAAGTGAAGTATATTGGAAGCTATATGGATATAGGATTTCCGTTTTTTCTTTCACACTGTAGTAAGAGCTATACAGCACGCTTGTACATAAAAATACGCCTAGCAATAATACAGTTAGTAAATAGATAAGGTGCGCATGGGAACGACCTTTTGCCTTAATATTCGAAACAAACAACATATTTGTTTTTCTAAAATAAGATGGGCGTTTTTCTAGAATACGAATGCCCAATAATGTTCCTTGCGTAATCGTAAAATAAATGGCGAATAGTAAGCTAGCGAAAAGAGCCATGTAATAGAAAGTATCGAATGCCAATATCCACTTCATTTCAAATTTAGCTGAAATGATTAAAAATCCACTCACGATGACTGATAGCATAAATTTTATAGGTGCAAATGCGATTACTTTTTCTGTCGTGACATCTGCTTTTAAAAGTTGAATGGCTTCTTCTCGATTAATAAAGCGCGCCATGAATTTTGAAACGACAAAAAACAAAATTGTGAATAGGATAATGGTTAAGATGATTGCTGTGTAAGGTATATACATACCAAATAGATCCGCTTG is drawn from Solibacillus sp. R5-41 and contains these coding sequences:
- the efeB gene encoding iron uptake transporter deferrochelatase/peroxidase subunit, with protein sequence MTTSNDEKWFNKKINRREMLKLTGIGAVGVAIGASGFGGVINAMGYDVFESVADSKTAINKVDFYGKHQSGISTPVQTHIYFASLNVLVSSKNDLQELFKKWTPLVVHLMNGELMVDLTTNKRVPTGDTGEAEGLNASNLSITIGVGPTLFDKLGMKNLKPAELADLPHFPKDQLQEEFTGGDICIQACADDPQVAFHAVRNLVRAASGKVEIKWSQAGFNSFPAAGGTPRNLFAFKDGTVNPAITDKKDLNEVVWVDKGWLKGGTYLVARKIQMHLETWDRTSLKDQEATFGRYRDSGAAFGKTKEFDDFDVEEKDEQGAYIMPDTSHVHLARKSKARMLRRSYSYASGVMTKTGAHDAGLLFVSFQKDPAQFTTVQNSLGRMDKMNEYITHRGSAVFACFPGVQKGSYLGEALFNTL
- a CDS encoding FtsX-like permease family protein, with the translated sequence MKFNDIVVQNILRDKWTYISYFLSSVFSIVVFFLFSITAFHPMLALIDTQSTLGITMMFASFFIYIFSFIFIIYSIFAFLKKKTKSLGLFMITGASMKQIRTMIFRENMLIGGAAIVTAIIIGLIVSPLFLMVAKRVLQADLFGMYIPYTAIILTIILFTILFFVVSKFMARFINREEAIQLLKADVTTEKVIAFAPIKFMLSVIVSGFLIISAKFEMKWILAFDTFYYMALFASLLFAIYFTITQGTLLGIRILEKRPSYFRKTNMLFVSNIKAKGRSHAHLIYLLTVLLLGVFLCTSVLYSSYYSVKEKTEILYPYSFQYTSLPGNTTEENDIAFIEATIGKSGKFDSFYSAFKTDENRRIGFMSLSNYNALGLHEGITLNDNEYYVAAGNEGILPSTNAIEDYALGQLKYAGLEKQNILMTGFQNVYYIVPDAIYETIELPVYKVFAYELENWPEKIDIAETILEKIPSVQDAHLISSKIGLYDTEKFVKSIMFFIGFMLSLIFLSAAMSILYFYLQTSLEAEKEKYRGIRKIGLSVKDLSSVVTKELAMLVFIPFSFASILLLVVIFGMRNMISASFYQMTAIGIGVFLLLFILSFLMIRRGYLKKLNHE
- a CDS encoding FTR1 family protein, translating into MKHFLIRCSLVVSLLFALVALPVQAAQSYSHLYISISDALMSTKQDKNAEAEQALEQFTTDWALITTKEIEAKEKIDEVLAQALKATSKEERLTALSALSNALRSLEKLENPVDEVAQRTEFGTKFKPIMAEFEDALASGDMVAIEAAYKEFNIKWNKNERPVREQSIPMYGQIETQMAFLRITISAETPDLALMQAQYDELKQTIEDFIAGKETAEIVEGEYSLATLIAYIDEANDFIDTGDYKAASDKLREFITIWPSVEIEISTRNNSLYKKIESDMPILVSDLLKSDVDVDYMRDKLNNFRTEIELIQGDSNYTFWDSALILLREGLEALLIILALVSFLEMAGQKQMRKWIYVGAFVGILLSALAAVLMSTIFNSATIDTNREIMEGYVGLLAATMMIGVGVWLHSKSSVASWNRYISKRMGSAISSGSVVAMASVSFLSVFREGAETLVFYAGIAPKMETSQFVLGIIMALAILAVIAVVLFKASGKIPIHKFFAVATVLIYVLAFKIIGVSLHTLQLTNKIPTSIVDGLPVISFIGFYPTVETMIGQAILLVLVMVTIFNKKKQEK